In the genome of Halapricum salinum, one region contains:
- a CDS encoding succinate dehydrogenase/fumarate reductase iron-sulfur subunit, translating to MSTEPETEIEEESSAENLPQTSSHQQRRIEEKATRKSEREAAEKAQAESLEDEETYELKVFRYDPEIEGKEEPRFDTFVVPYHKGMTVLDALIYARDHYDSSLTFRHSCQQAICGSDALFVNGRQRLGCKTQLADLDDPVRIEPLPHQEVVKDLVVDMEHFYDQMEAVEPFFDPDETPDDELEEQRQSRENREKVKMSTRCIWCGACMSSCNIAAGDNQYLGPAAINKAYRFAMDEREGEDRKEERMRIVEQEHGVWRCQTQFSCTEVCPKDIPLTEHIQELKREAVKSNLKFW from the coding sequence ATGAGTACAGAACCCGAAACAGAGATCGAAGAGGAATCGAGCGCCGAGAACCTGCCACAGACGAGCAGTCACCAGCAGCGTCGGATCGAAGAGAAGGCGACTCGCAAGAGCGAGCGCGAGGCCGCAGAGAAGGCCCAGGCCGAGTCGCTGGAGGACGAGGAGACCTACGAACTCAAAGTCTTCCGCTACGACCCCGAGATCGAGGGCAAAGAGGAACCCCGGTTCGACACGTTCGTCGTCCCGTATCACAAGGGGATGACGGTGCTGGACGCGCTCATCTACGCGCGGGACCATTACGACTCCTCGCTCACGTTCCGGCACTCCTGCCAGCAGGCGATCTGTGGCTCTGACGCCCTGTTCGTCAACGGTCGCCAGCGACTGGGCTGCAAGACCCAACTCGCGGATCTGGACGACCCCGTTCGGATCGAACCGCTCCCCCACCAGGAGGTCGTCAAGGACCTCGTCGTGGACATGGAGCACTTCTACGACCAGATGGAGGCCGTCGAGCCGTTCTTCGATCCCGACGAGACGCCCGACGACGAACTCGAAGAGCAGCGCCAGAGTCGCGAGAACCGCGAGAAGGTCAAGATGTCCACCCGTTGCATCTGGTGTGGCGCGTGTATGTCCTCGTGTAACATCGCCGCCGGGGACAACCAGTACCTCGGGCCGGCAGCGATCAACAAGGCCTATCGCTTCGCGATGGACGAGCGCGAAGGCGAGGACCGCAAGGAAGAGCGGATGCGGATCGTCGAGCAGGAACACGGCGTCTGGCGGTGTCAGACCCAGTTCTCCTGCACCGAGGTCTGTCCGAAAGACATTCCGCTGACCGAGCACATCCAGGAACTCAAACGCGAGGCCGTCAAGAGCAACCTCAAGTTCTGGTGA
- a CDS encoding succinate dehydrogenase hydrophobic membrane anchor subunit → MAEHYTSFDRGGTRWLLQRVTAVFLIGALTFHFFLLHFVNHAAEITFAGTQARMSQWGYFATMILFLIAATFHGVNGVYNALVNQGLDGTQKKAVGAVLTLASILLIAQGIRVALAMAGITVI, encoded by the coding sequence ATGGCTGAACACTACACCTCGTTCGACCGCGGCGGGACTCGCTGGCTGCTCCAGCGAGTGACCGCGGTCTTCCTGATCGGTGCACTGACGTTTCACTTCTTCCTGCTGCACTTCGTCAACCACGCGGCGGAGATCACGTTCGCGGGCACACAGGCTCGGATGAGTCAGTGGGGCTACTTCGCGACGATGATCCTCTTTCTGATCGCGGCGACGTTCCACGGCGTCAACGGCGTCTACAACGCCCTGGTCAACCAGGGTCTCGACGGAACCCAGAAGAAAGCAGTCGGTGCGGTCCTGACGCTTGCGAGCATCCTCCTGATCGCACAGGGGATCCGCGTCGCGCTCGCGATGGCCGGAATCACGGTGATCTAA
- the sdhC gene encoding succinate dehydrogenase, cytochrome b556 subunit encodes MADTYNRGKVEDFGRWKEFSAGMWAWIFHKFTGWVLVGYLFTHIAVLSTATAPDPATYTNTLQGLEDLLIVRLLEVGLLAVAVFHILNGIRLLFVDLGVGLEAQDKSFYASLVLTGAITVASVPTFLAGAF; translated from the coding sequence ATGGCTGACACATACAATCGCGGGAAAGTCGAGGACTTCGGACGGTGGAAGGAGTTCTCGGCCGGGATGTGGGCCTGGATCTTCCACAAGTTCACCGGCTGGGTGCTCGTGGGCTACCTCTTCACCCACATCGCCGTGTTGAGCACGGCGACGGCCCCGGATCCGGCGACCTACACGAATACGCTCCAGGGGCTCGAAGACTTGCTCATCGTCAGACTCCTCGAAGTCGGACTGCTCGCAGTCGCCGTCTTTCACATCTTGAACGGGATCCGACTCCTGTTCGTTGATCTCGGTGTCGGGCTGGAGGCACAGGACAAGAGTTTCTACGCGTCGCTGGTGTTGACCGGCGCGATCACGGTCGCCAGCGTGCCGACCTTCCTCGCGGGGGCGTTCTAA